One region of Candidatus Polarisedimenticolaceae bacterium genomic DNA includes:
- the asnS gene encoding asparagine--tRNA ligase, with product MTRDWVYVSELGDHVGETVTLKGWVYQKRSSGKIRFLVLRDGTGYLQCVAGVKDVSPETFESLDRVTAESSVEISGTVRKDDRAPGGFELGLQALTILHLAAEYPIQPKEHGVEFLFDHRHLYLRSKTPHAVLRLRNEIVQGCRDFFYDRDFVLIDSPILTPNACEGTSTLFETPYFDEKAYLTQSGQLYLEPACMAFGRVYCFGPTFRAEKSKTRRHLTEFWMIEPEVAFLEFPGLLELAEEFISYVVGRALDRCKEELKVLERDTHLLEKVVPPFPRLRYDDAAKILTTDESQRKMAETGAPAFAYGNDFGAFDETLLTQRFETPVMVTHWPAAIKSFYMQPAPDDPTKALGVDVLAPEGYGEIIGGSQRIHDHDLLLERIKSHDLPVAAFQWYLDIRKYGTVPHSGFGMGIERCVTWITGLQHLREAIPYPRQINRIYP from the coding sequence ATGACACGCGACTGGGTTTACGTCTCCGAGCTCGGAGACCACGTCGGGGAGACCGTCACCCTCAAGGGCTGGGTCTACCAGAAGCGCTCGTCGGGGAAGATCCGCTTCCTCGTGCTTCGCGACGGAACCGGCTATCTGCAGTGCGTCGCCGGCGTGAAGGACGTCTCGCCCGAGACGTTCGAGTCGCTCGATCGCGTGACCGCGGAGTCGTCCGTCGAGATCTCGGGCACGGTGCGCAAGGACGACCGCGCGCCCGGCGGGTTCGAGCTCGGCCTCCAGGCCCTCACGATCCTCCACCTCGCGGCGGAGTACCCGATCCAGCCGAAGGAGCACGGCGTCGAGTTCCTCTTCGACCACCGGCACCTCTACCTGCGCTCGAAGACCCCGCACGCCGTCCTGCGCCTGCGCAACGAGATCGTGCAGGGCTGCCGCGACTTCTTCTACGACCGCGACTTCGTCCTCATCGACTCGCCGATCCTGACGCCCAACGCGTGCGAGGGAACGTCCACGCTCTTCGAGACGCCGTACTTCGACGAGAAGGCTTATCTCACGCAGTCGGGGCAGCTCTACCTCGAGCCGGCGTGCATGGCGTTCGGCCGCGTCTACTGCTTCGGCCCGACGTTCCGCGCCGAGAAGTCGAAGACACGCCGCCACCTCACCGAGTTCTGGATGATCGAGCCGGAGGTGGCGTTCCTGGAGTTCCCCGGCCTCCTCGAGCTGGCCGAGGAGTTCATCTCCTACGTCGTCGGCCGCGCGCTCGACCGCTGCAAGGAAGAGCTGAAGGTCTTGGAGCGCGATACGCACCTTCTCGAGAAGGTCGTGCCGCCGTTCCCGCGGCTCCGCTACGACGACGCGGCGAAGATCCTGACCACGGACGAGTCGCAGCGGAAGATGGCCGAGACCGGTGCGCCGGCGTTCGCGTACGGGAACGATTTCGGCGCCTTCGACGAGACGCTGCTCACGCAACGTTTCGAGACGCCGGTCATGGTCACGCACTGGCCGGCGGCGATCAAATCGTTCTACATGCAGCCGGCGCCCGACGATCCCACGAAGGCCTTGGGCGTCGACGTCTTGGCACCGGAAGGCTACGGCGAGATCATCGGCGGCAGCCAGCGCATTCACGATCACGACCTGCTCCTCGAGCGCATCAAGTCCCACGATCTCCCGGTCGCCGCGTTCCAGTGGTACCTCGACATCCGGAAGTACGGCACGGTGCCTCACTCAGGGTTCGGGATGGGCATCGAGCGCTGCGTCACCTGGATCACCGGGCTCCAGCATCTGCGCGAGGCGATCCCCTACCCGCGCCAGATCAACCGCATCTACCCGTGA
- a CDS encoding bifunctional riboflavin kinase/FAD synthetase, producing MNVWNALDAFPTGREPLVATIGNFDGVHLGHQAILVSVTTAARARSAPSLVITFDPHPLAVVSPGRRPKLLQTRRQKLETLESCGVDGVLLLPFDRELAALDGEAFFGAYLSERLRFAAIHVGRNFRFGRARGGDLHVLETIGRERGFTVVGVPHVEIEGEVVSSSAIRAAVEAGEVERARAMLGRPYPVTGIVVRGDGRGRLLEFPTANLAVDNELIPRRGVYVTETSAFATRFPSITNVGVRPTFGGSTLTVESHLLDVDEDLYDERLEVRFLARLRDEKKFAGVAELADQIARDRAAALSFFSGLSLARR from the coding sequence GTGAACGTCTGGAACGCGCTCGACGCCTTTCCGACAGGCCGCGAGCCCCTCGTGGCCACGATCGGGAACTTCGACGGCGTGCACCTCGGCCATCAAGCGATCCTCGTCAGCGTCACGACCGCCGCCCGGGCGCGCTCCGCACCGTCGCTCGTGATCACCTTCGATCCGCATCCGCTCGCCGTCGTCTCCCCCGGACGCCGGCCCAAGCTCCTGCAGACGCGCCGGCAGAAGCTCGAGACCCTCGAGAGCTGCGGCGTCGACGGCGTGCTCCTGCTCCCGTTCGACAGGGAGCTCGCCGCGCTCGACGGAGAGGCGTTCTTCGGGGCGTACCTGTCCGAGCGCCTGCGCTTCGCCGCGATCCACGTCGGCCGCAACTTCCGCTTCGGACGGGCGCGCGGAGGGGACCTCCACGTGCTCGAGACGATCGGCCGCGAACGCGGCTTCACCGTCGTCGGCGTGCCCCACGTCGAGATCGAGGGCGAGGTCGTGTCGTCGTCGGCGATCCGCGCCGCGGTCGAGGCGGGAGAGGTCGAGCGCGCGCGCGCCATGCTCGGGCGGCCGTACCCCGTCACCGGTATCGTCGTCCGCGGTGACGGACGCGGGCGCCTGCTCGAGTTCCCGACCGCGAATCTCGCCGTCGACAACGAGCTGATCCCCCGCCGAGGCGTCTACGTCACGGAGACCTCGGCGTTCGCGACGCGGTTCCCGTCGATCACGAACGTCGGTGTCCGGCCCACCTTCGGCGGCAGCACGCTCACGGTGGAGTCCCATCTCCTCGACGTCGACGAGGATCTCTACGACGAGCGGCTCGAGGTGCGCTTCCTCGCGCGGCTCCGCGACGAGAAGAAATTCGCCGGCGTCGCCGAGCTCGCCGATCAGATCGCCCGCGACCGCGCCGCCGCGCTCTCGTTCTTCTCCGGCCTCTCCCTCGCCCGGCGGTGA
- a CDS encoding M48 family metallopeptidase — protein sequence MTAPSFGGRSLLRCGRCGTRVAAGPPGLRLVLTCETCGLPFLTDSLLPHAEQRCDDCRSGRVPPDLPDQEISAAAENEVRAALATRWRFVTEPSAQAYADRMARQLAERIESAPRKPRVVFVDSPEHRVLALPSGTLLMSVGLVRFLQDEAELAFVLGHELAHAASGEVAVRLVRLGFNATARERGDSDGLCWSDAAVDLVRLGYGRKRERDADARALQAMIALEYDPTSAIRYLQRTADAVERRDPNVAELAVAHPIASDRVRRLERSLYGRVAGPEAPRVNREVFRRAMGEKQLAGRLVKTELDAPAAAWGMSGLIDTPPRILTGRVVLWLALAAAAIVALTTWITR from the coding sequence GTGACGGCGCCGTCGTTCGGCGGCCGCTCGCTCCTCCGCTGCGGGCGATGCGGAACGCGCGTCGCGGCGGGCCCTCCCGGCCTCAGGCTCGTCCTCACGTGCGAGACGTGCGGCCTCCCTTTCTTGACCGACTCGCTTCTCCCGCATGCCGAGCAGCGGTGCGACGACTGCCGCTCGGGACGCGTGCCGCCCGATCTCCCCGATCAGGAGATCTCCGCCGCAGCCGAGAACGAGGTGCGCGCGGCGCTCGCGACGCGCTGGCGCTTCGTCACGGAACCGTCGGCGCAGGCCTACGCCGACCGCATGGCGCGCCAGCTCGCCGAGCGCATCGAGAGCGCGCCGCGGAAGCCTCGCGTCGTCTTCGTCGACTCGCCGGAGCATCGTGTGCTCGCGCTTCCCTCGGGGACGCTGCTCATGAGCGTCGGCCTCGTCCGGTTCCTCCAGGACGAAGCGGAGCTGGCGTTCGTGCTCGGCCACGAGCTGGCGCATGCGGCCTCGGGCGAGGTCGCGGTGCGGCTGGTCCGGCTCGGCTTCAACGCCACGGCGCGCGAGCGCGGCGACTCCGACGGCCTCTGCTGGAGCGACGCGGCCGTCGACCTCGTCCGCCTCGGCTACGGGCGAAAGCGCGAGCGGGACGCCGACGCGCGGGCCCTCCAAGCGATGATCGCGCTCGAATACGACCCGACCTCCGCCATCCGCTACCTGCAGAGGACCGCCGATGCCGTCGAGCGGCGCGATCCCAACGTCGCCGAGCTGGCCGTCGCGCATCCGATCGCCTCGGACCGGGTGCGACGCCTGGAGCGGTCGCTCTACGGCCGCGTCGCCGGGCCGGAGGCGCCGCGCGTCAACCGCGAGGTCTTCCGGCGGGCCATGGGCGAGAAGCAGCTCGCGGGGCGGCTCGTCAAGACCGAGCTCGACGCGCCGGCGGCGGCATGGGGGATGAGCGGGCTCATCGACACGCCGCCGCGCATCCTGACCGGCCGCGTCGTCCTGTGGCTGGCGCTCGCGGCGGCGGCGATCGTCGCGCTGACGACCTGGATCACGCGCTGA
- the fusA gene encoding elongation factor G: MKVYDTPDIRNIALVGHGDCGKTSLASAMLFVAGAVNRLGRVDDGTATTDFDEEEIERKISLQTALAHLEWRSTKINVIDTPGYAAFVADAKAGLAVADAALLLVEAVAGVQVITERVFKYCQEFQVPRIFVINKLDRENASFERTMDSISERFDRRAAPIQIPIGSESGFEGVVDLITMKAHRYAKDASGMATAEGVPADLADMAKEYHAKLVEMVAESDDALMEAFFDSGDLPHDKVVAGLHKAFLERKIFPVVLASATKAIGIRNILDAAVDLVPSPAERGAKLGVNSSSGSEDSRPPSQTAPVSAFVFKTIADPYAGRLSLFRVISGTLKGDTPVVNVNRGTPERLGTVNVLQGKQLVAVSELHAGDLGCVAKLKETRTSETLSDPTKPIQYPPISFPEPAISFAIEPKSKGDEDKISTALARLMEEDPVLRVNRDARTHELLVSGNGQVHVEVAIAKMKKKFGVEAILKQPKVPYLETIKRKVPAVQGRHKKQTGGRGQFGDCWLEMEPLPRGAGFEFVDKIFGGSIPQNFRPAVEKGVRESAERGWLSGNPVVDFRVILTDGSYHDVDSSEMAFKIAGSLAFKAAIEQARPTILEPIYAVEISAPEEYMGDIMGDLSSRRGKPQGMETQGHYQIIKASVPLAEMLTYASTLKSITSDRGTYHMEFDHYDEVPAGVQEKIVSEYARHKQAEAEK, translated from the coding sequence ATGAAGGTGTACGACACGCCGGACATCCGCAATATTGCGCTCGTCGGGCACGGAGATTGTGGAAAGACGTCGCTCGCCTCGGCGATGCTCTTCGTGGCCGGCGCGGTCAACCGGCTCGGGCGGGTCGACGACGGAACGGCGACGACCGACTTCGACGAAGAGGAGATCGAGAGGAAGATCTCGCTCCAGACGGCGCTCGCCCACCTCGAGTGGCGGAGCACCAAGATCAACGTCATCGACACGCCGGGCTACGCCGCCTTCGTCGCCGACGCGAAGGCCGGCCTCGCCGTCGCCGACGCCGCGCTCCTCCTCGTCGAGGCGGTCGCGGGCGTGCAGGTCATCACCGAGCGCGTCTTCAAGTACTGCCAGGAATTTCAGGTCCCGCGCATCTTCGTGATCAACAAGCTCGATCGCGAGAACGCGTCGTTCGAGCGGACGATGGACTCCATCTCCGAGCGGTTCGACCGCCGCGCGGCGCCGATCCAGATCCCGATCGGCTCCGAGTCGGGGTTCGAGGGGGTCGTCGACCTCATCACGATGAAGGCCCACCGCTACGCGAAGGACGCCTCCGGCATGGCCACGGCCGAAGGCGTCCCGGCCGATCTCGCCGACATGGCGAAGGAGTACCACGCGAAGCTCGTCGAGATGGTCGCCGAGAGCGACGACGCGCTCATGGAGGCGTTCTTCGACTCCGGCGACCTGCCTCACGACAAGGTGGTGGCCGGTCTCCACAAGGCCTTCCTCGAACGCAAGATCTTCCCGGTGGTACTCGCCTCGGCGACGAAGGCGATCGGCATCCGCAATATCCTCGACGCCGCGGTCGACCTCGTGCCGTCTCCCGCCGAGCGCGGAGCGAAGCTGGGCGTCAACTCGTCGTCGGGATCTGAAGACTCGCGTCCGCCGTCTCAGACCGCGCCGGTTTCCGCGTTCGTGTTCAAGACGATCGCCGACCCCTACGCCGGACGCCTCTCGCTCTTCCGCGTGATCTCCGGCACGCTCAAGGGCGACACGCCGGTCGTCAACGTGAACCGCGGGACCCCGGAGCGGCTCGGCACCGTCAACGTCCTCCAAGGCAAGCAGCTCGTCGCCGTTTCCGAGCTGCACGCCGGCGATCTCGGATGCGTCGCGAAGCTGAAGGAGACGCGGACCTCGGAGACGCTCTCGGATCCCACGAAGCCGATCCAGTACCCCCCGATCTCCTTCCCCGAGCCCGCGATCTCGTTCGCGATCGAGCCGAAGTCGAAGGGAGACGAGGACAAGATCTCGACGGCGCTCGCGCGGCTCATGGAGGAAGACCCGGTCCTCCGCGTCAACCGCGACGCGCGCACCCACGAGCTCCTCGTCTCGGGGAACGGCCAGGTGCACGTCGAGGTCGCGATCGCGAAGATGAAGAAGAAGTTCGGCGTCGAGGCGATCCTCAAGCAGCCGAAGGTGCCCTACCTCGAGACGATCAAGCGCAAGGTGCCCGCCGTGCAGGGCCGCCACAAGAAGCAGACGGGCGGACGCGGACAGTTCGGCGACTGCTGGCTCGAGATGGAGCCGCTGCCGCGCGGCGCGGGGTTCGAGTTCGTGGACAAGATCTTCGGCGGGTCGATCCCGCAGAACTTCCGGCCGGCGGTGGAGAAGGGCGTCCGTGAATCCGCCGAGCGCGGCTGGCTCTCGGGCAACCCCGTCGTCGACTTCCGCGTCATCCTGACCGACGGCTCGTACCACGACGTCGACTCGTCGGAGATGGCGTTCAAGATCGCGGGATCGCTCGCCTTCAAGGCCGCGATCGAGCAGGCCCGCCCGACGATCCTCGAGCCGATCTACGCCGTCGAGATCTCGGCCCCCGAGGAGTACATGGGCGACATCATGGGCGATCTCTCCTCCCGCCGCGGCAAGCCGCAGGGGATGGAGACCCAGGGCCACTACCAGATCATCAAGGCCTCGGTGCCGCTCGCCGAGATGCTGACCTACGCCTCGACCTTGAAGTCGATCACGTCGGACCGCGGGACGTACCACATGGAGTTCGATCACTACGACGAGGTCCCCGCCGGAGTCCAAGAGAAAATCGTCTCCGAGTACGCCCGCCACAAGCAGGCCGAGGCGGAAAAGTAG
- a CDS encoding phosphatidylglycerophosphatase A, which translates to MPREAPARDRIALALATGLGIGYASVAPGTWGSLPGVALAALLTRWAGGWAVLGGATVVAAVGLWAADRAARRLGETDPGQVVVDEIAGQMVTLAFLPCTARVLVAGFFVFRALDVWKPWPANRLEALPGGSGIMADDLMAGLYGNLLLHLIAHWQPGWLGAL; encoded by the coding sequence GTGCCGCGTGAGGCACCGGCCCGCGACCGGATCGCTCTCGCGCTCGCGACCGGCCTCGGCATCGGCTATGCGTCGGTCGCTCCCGGAACGTGGGGCTCGCTCCCCGGCGTCGCCCTCGCGGCGCTCCTCACCCGGTGGGCGGGCGGTTGGGCGGTCCTGGGCGGCGCCACCGTGGTTGCGGCCGTCGGTCTCTGGGCGGCCGATCGCGCCGCCCGCCGCCTCGGCGAGACCGATCCCGGCCAGGTGGTCGTCGACGAGATCGCGGGCCAGATGGTGACGCTCGCCTTTCTTCCGTGCACCGCTCGCGTGCTCGTTGCAGGTTTTTTCGTCTTTCGAGCGCTCGACGTCTGGAAGCCGTGGCCCGCGAACCGCCTCGAGGCGCTCCCCGGCGGCTCGGGTATCATGGCCGACGATCTCATGGCGGGACTCTACGGGAACCTGCTGCTCCACTTGATCGCCCACTGGCAGCCCGGATGGTTGGGGGCCCTGTGA
- the tmk gene encoding dTMP kinase, whose product MPPHDGIFDFDADDERTGSAGAGAEPAFTPATQADPRAIASAGRRGFFVTFEGIEGSGKSTQIERLAERLRAAGEPVVVTREPGGSPLGRRLRTLLLAEGTGTIDALAELLLYVADRAQHLREVVEPALAQGTHVLCDRFADATLAYQGFARGIDLDLIRLLHRTPPLDRKPDRTVLLDLDPDIGLARARKRNDDLGVGGSEGRFENEALAFHERVRNGYLCLAEAEPFRFRIVAAEGAADRVEARIADLLSDLFPGLDEEEPS is encoded by the coding sequence GTGCCGCCGCACGACGGAATCTTCGACTTCGACGCCGACGACGAGCGGACAGGCTCGGCGGGCGCCGGCGCCGAGCCGGCGTTCACGCCCGCGACGCAAGCGGACCCGCGTGCCATCGCATCGGCCGGGCGGCGAGGGTTCTTCGTCACGTTCGAAGGCATCGAGGGCTCGGGGAAATCCACGCAGATCGAGCGTCTGGCCGAGCGCCTCCGCGCGGCGGGCGAGCCGGTCGTCGTCACGCGGGAGCCGGGCGGCTCGCCGCTCGGCCGGCGGCTGCGCACGCTCCTGCTTGCCGAGGGGACGGGCACGATCGACGCGCTCGCGGAGCTCCTGCTCTACGTGGCCGACCGGGCCCAGCACCTGCGCGAGGTCGTCGAGCCGGCGCTCGCCCAGGGCACGCACGTCCTCTGCGACCGGTTCGCCGACGCGACGCTCGCGTACCAGGGGTTCGCGCGCGGCATCGACCTCGATCTGATCCGGTTGCTCCACCGCACGCCGCCGCTCGATCGCAAGCCCGACCGCACCGTCCTCCTCGATCTCGATCCGGACATCGGCCTCGCCCGCGCGCGGAAGAGGAACGATGATCTCGGCGTCGGAGGCAGCGAGGGACGGTTCGAGAACGAGGCGCTCGCCTTCCACGAGCGCGTGCGCAACGGCTATCTCTGCCTCGCGGAGGCCGAGCCGTTCCGCTTCCGGATCGTCGCGGCCGAGGGAGCCGCCGATCGAGTGGAAGCGCGCATCGCCGACCTGCTCTCCGACCTGTTCCCCGGCCTCGACGAGGAAGAGCCCTCGTGA
- the rimO gene encoding 30S ribosomal protein S12 methylthiotransferase RimO, with product MTRTKVGVVSLGCSKNLVDTEVMLGHLDAAGCETVLTPDDADVLVINTCGFIEAAREESIQAILEAARLKKAGKVRRVVVAGCMVQRYREELAKELAGDVDALLGLDELQGIVEAVGLSAAPRSDLPILGVTTVTPSKFLYSAETPRRRATPPWTAFVKIAEGCDHTCSFCAIPAFRGTFRSRPIDDVVAEAAALSRAGAREINLIAQDSSHYGRDRGAGPELPDLLRRLDAVPELRWIRVHYLYPNTVTDRLVEAMATLPHVAPYVDIPLQHAHPDTLKRMRRGGSSDSHLELLARFRAAMPAAALRSTFIVGFPGETEAEFEALLAFVAAARFDHLGVFTYSHETSTSAYALADDVPAEVKEERRARLMALQQSIAFEVLARRIGATAEVLVEGAHPDTDDLLVGRLATQAPDVDGQVIINDGFVVDADAGDIRLAAHARPGAFARVLLTETAGYDLVGRIVGAA from the coding sequence GTGACGCGCACGAAGGTCGGCGTCGTCAGCCTCGGGTGCTCGAAGAACCTGGTCGACACCGAGGTGATGCTCGGCCATCTCGACGCCGCCGGCTGCGAGACCGTGCTCACCCCGGACGACGCCGACGTCCTCGTCATCAACACCTGCGGCTTCATCGAGGCCGCGCGCGAGGAATCGATCCAGGCGATCCTCGAGGCCGCGCGCCTGAAGAAGGCGGGGAAGGTTCGCCGGGTCGTCGTCGCCGGCTGTATGGTCCAGCGCTACCGCGAAGAATTGGCGAAGGAGCTTGCGGGGGACGTCGACGCGCTCCTCGGATTGGACGAGCTGCAGGGAATCGTCGAGGCGGTCGGACTCTCGGCGGCGCCTCGCAGCGACCTGCCGATCCTCGGCGTCACCACGGTGACCCCGTCGAAGTTCCTGTACTCGGCGGAGACTCCCCGTCGCCGCGCCACACCCCCGTGGACCGCGTTCGTCAAGATCGCCGAGGGGTGCGATCACACCTGCTCGTTCTGCGCCATCCCGGCGTTCCGCGGCACGTTCCGGTCGCGTCCGATCGACGACGTCGTCGCCGAGGCGGCGGCGCTCTCCCGCGCCGGCGCGCGCGAGATCAACCTGATCGCGCAGGACTCGAGCCATTACGGCCGCGACCGCGGCGCCGGGCCCGAGCTTCCGGACCTGCTGCGGCGTCTCGACGCGGTGCCGGAGCTCCGGTGGATCCGCGTCCACTACCTGTATCCGAACACGGTGACGGACCGCCTCGTCGAAGCGATGGCGACCCTTCCGCACGTCGCCCCGTACGTCGATATTCCGCTCCAGCACGCGCATCCCGACACGCTCAAGCGGATGCGCCGCGGAGGATCCTCGGACTCGCACCTCGAGCTCCTCGCGCGATTCCGCGCCGCGATGCCCGCAGCCGCGCTCCGGAGCACCTTCATCGTCGGCTTCCCGGGCGAGACCGAGGCGGAGTTCGAGGCGCTCCTCGCGTTCGTCGCGGCGGCGCGGTTCGATCATCTCGGCGTCTTCACGTACTCGCACGAGACCTCGACCTCGGCGTACGCGCTCGCCGACGACGTCCCGGCCGAGGTGAAGGAGGAGCGGCGCGCGCGCCTCATGGCGCTCCAGCAGTCGATCGCCTTCGAGGTGCTCGCGCGACGGATCGGAGCGACGGCCGAGGTGCTCGTCGAGGGCGCGCACCCCGACACCGACGATCTCCTCGTCGGCCGCCTCGCGACGCAGGCGCCGGACGTCGATGGACAGGTGATCATCAACGACGGCTTCGTCGTCGATGCCGACGCCGGGGACATCCGCCTCGCCGCGCACGCGCGCCCAGGCGCGTTCGCACGCGTCCTGCTGACGGAGACCGCCGGGTACGACCTCGTCGGGAGGATCGTCGGTGCCGCGTGA